From the Fusobacteriaceae bacterium genome, one window contains:
- the smpB gene encoding SsrA-binding protein SmpB: MVIAKNKKAFFDYFIEERFEAGIALVGSEVKSVKAGHVSIKESYLRVTQGELFILGMTIVHWKFGSVYNVEEKRPRKLLMHKKEIRKIHEKVSQQGFTIVPLDIHLSKGRVKLEIAVAKGKKTYDKREAIAKKDARRDEERNIKIR; the protein is encoded by the coding sequence ATGGTCATCGCGAAGAACAAAAAGGCCTTTTTCGATTATTTCATCGAGGAGAGATTTGAGGCCGGGATTGCCCTTGTGGGTTCCGAAGTCAAATCGGTCAAGGCGGGGCACGTGAGCATCAAGGAATCCTACCTGCGGGTCACCCAGGGGGAGCTCTTTATCCTCGGCATGACCATCGTCCACTGGAAATTCGGCAGCGTTTATAATGTGGAAGAAAAGCGGCCGAGAAAGCTCCTCATGCACAAGAAGGAAATCCGGAAAATCCATGAGAAAGTAAGTCAGCAGGGATTTACCATCGTTCCCCTGGACATCCACCTCTCCAAAGGCCGGGTCAAGCTGGAAATTGCCGTCGCCAAAGGCAAGAAGACCTACGATAAGCGGGAAGCCATCGCCAAAAAAGACGCCCGCCGGGATGAGGAGCGAAATATTAAAATCCGCTAG
- a CDS encoding VOC family protein, whose amino-acid sequence MKFAFEHLNFNVLDLDKSLAFYEKALGLKEERRKTASDGSYILAFLGDGGGHFQLELTWLRDRKEKYDLGDEEFHLAMRVDDFEKAFAFHKEMNAVIYENTAMGVYFIGDPDGYWIEILPPKK is encoded by the coding sequence ATGAAATTCGCCTTTGAACACCTGAACTTCAATGTACTGGATCTGGACAAGAGCCTGGCCTTTTATGAAAAGGCTCTGGGTCTCAAGGAAGAGCGGCGGAAAACCGCTTCGGACGGAAGCTATATCCTGGCCTTTTTAGGCGACGGCGGCGGACACTTTCAGCTGGAGCTCACGTGGCTTCGGGACAGGAAGGAAAAATACGACCTCGGCGATGAGGAATTCCACCTGGCCATGCGCGTCGACGACTTCGAGAAGGCCTTCGCCTTTCACAAGGAAATGAACGCGGTCATCTATGAAAATACCGCCATGGGCGTCTATTTCATCGGCGACCCCGACGGCTACTGGATCGAAATCCTGCCGCCCAAAAAATAA
- a CDS encoding C40 family peptidase, translating to MKKILTILIMSGITGGALLQAKPVTVKRQRENAGISGNIFRETAVKGKRISKKKKEAKKLSTIEEFHQIIRNDMVEFACKHVGNPYVWGGNSLTEGVDCSGFTQAVLKSYGVNIPRTAEEQAKYGHEITIAEMQPGDLLFYSRGKLQIGHVGIYIGDGKIVHAAGKKTGIEISRYDYKTPRKVISCFPEA from the coding sequence TTGAAGAAAATACTGACGATACTGATCATGAGCGGCATAACGGGCGGCGCTTTGCTTCAGGCAAAGCCTGTAACCGTGAAGCGGCAGAGGGAAAACGCGGGCATCTCCGGGAATATATTCAGAGAAACTGCGGTGAAAGGCAAACGGATCTCCAAAAAGAAAAAAGAAGCAAAAAAATTATCGACAATAGAGGAGTTTCATCAAATCATCAGAAACGATATGGTCGAATTTGCCTGCAAACACGTTGGAAATCCTTATGTTTGGGGCGGTAACAGCCTTACAGAGGGCGTAGATTGTTCAGGCTTTACCCAGGCGGTCTTGAAGTCCTACGGCGTCAATATCCCGAGAACAGCCGAGGAGCAGGCGAAATACGGCCATGAGATCACGATCGCAGAAATGCAACCGGGCGATCTTCTGTTTTACAGCCGCGGAAAGCTCCAAATCGGCCATGTGGGCATATATATCGGCGACGGGAAAATCGTGCACGCAGCCGGCAAAAAGACCGGCATCGAAATCTCGCGATACGACTATAAGACCCCGCGAAAGGTGATCAGCTGTTTTCCCGAAGCATAA
- the gmhA gene encoding D-sedoheptulose 7-phosphate isomerase, whose amino-acid sequence MALIDSYKEEQALLSAFIAEEEKAGRTEKIAGILAGIFRQGGKILICGNGGSNCDAVHFMEEFTGKFRKERRALPVIAISDASHITCVGNDYGFDEVFSRGVEAYGAPGDMLIGISTSGNSPNVIKAAATAKEKGMKTLALLGKDGGKLKGICDDEFIVPGMTSDRIQEIHMMILHILIEGVERILFPENY is encoded by the coding sequence ATGGCATTGATTGATTCTTATAAGGAAGAACAGGCGCTGCTTTCCGCTTTTATCGCGGAAGAAGAAAAAGCGGGGCGGACGGAAAAAATCGCCGGAATCCTGGCGGGAATCTTCCGGCAGGGAGGCAAGATCCTCATCTGCGGGAACGGAGGCAGCAATTGCGACGCGGTCCATTTCATGGAGGAATTTACCGGTAAATTCCGGAAAGAGCGACGGGCGCTGCCGGTTATCGCCATTTCCGACGCGTCCCACATCACCTGCGTGGGAAATGATTACGGCTTTGACGAGGTCTTTTCCAGGGGCGTGGAGGCCTACGGCGCGCCGGGAGACATGCTGATCGGCATTTCCACAAGCGGCAATTCCCCCAATGTGATCAAAGCCGCGGCGACCGCGAAGGAGAAGGGCATGAAAACCCTGGCCCTCCTGGGCAAGGACGGCGGAAAGCTGAAGGGAATTTGTGACGACGAATTTATTGTGCCGGGTATGACCTCGGACAGGATCCAGGAAATCCACATGATGATCCTTCATATTCTGATCGAAGGGGTCGAAAGAATTCTCTTTCCCGAAAATTATTGA
- a CDS encoding cold-shock protein: MLKGTVKWFNKDKGFGFITGEDGKDYFVHFSGITGEGFKTLEEGQGVTFNVTEGQKGPMATEVTVA; the protein is encoded by the coding sequence ATGTTAAAAGGTACAGTAAAATGGTTCAACAAGGACAAAGGGTTTGGTTTTATTACCGGCGAAGACGGAAAAGATTATTTTGTACATTTTTCCGGTATAACAGGAGAAGGATTTAAAACGTTGGAAGAAGGCCAGGGTGTTACGTTCAATGTAACGGAGGGCCAGAAAGGTCCCATGGCAACGGAAGTCACCGTTGCGTAA
- a CDS encoding MBL fold metallo-hydrolase gives MKILFVNHSCFIVESESGILIFDFYKLPWQKNKEFSPEQVLDSGKKLFVFASHGHEDHYSAKIMAWDNGKRDITFILSDDITTTAEKENRLIVGENRELTAGPLQIRTFGSSDLGVSFLVRVDGKTLFHAGDLNWWHWDEETPDERKYAEDLFKGIVKQIREYVKKEKIAMDVAFFPVDGRLDYAWSWGGEYFIREFHPKIFVPMHFWKNFQLTQSFSDHMMNLQSTTRCVVLHHNIETLSV, from the coding sequence ATGAAAATACTGTTTGTGAATCATAGCTGTTTCATTGTGGAATCGGAAAGCGGCATCCTGATCTTCGACTTTTACAAACTACCGTGGCAGAAAAACAAAGAATTTTCTCCGGAGCAAGTCCTGGATAGCGGAAAGAAGCTGTTTGTCTTCGCTTCACACGGTCACGAAGATCATTATTCCGCCAAAATCATGGCCTGGGATAACGGAAAACGTGATATTACCTTTATCCTGAGCGACGATATCACAACGACAGCGGAAAAGGAAAACCGGCTGATTGTCGGGGAAAACCGGGAACTGACCGCAGGTCCGCTGCAAATACGGACATTCGGTTCCTCAGATCTCGGCGTGTCCTTTCTCGTCCGGGTCGACGGAAAGACGCTCTTTCACGCAGGCGACCTGAATTGGTGGCACTGGGACGAGGAGACCCCCGATGAGCGGAAATACGCTGAAGACCTGTTCAAAGGGATCGTCAAGCAGATCCGGGAGTATGTAAAAAAAGAAAAAATCGCAATGGATGTGGCATTTTTCCCCGTTGACGGCCGACTCGACTATGCCTGGTCCTGGGGGGGAGAATACTTTATCCGGGAATTTCACCCGAAAATCTTCGTTCCGATGCACTTTTGGAAGAATTTCCAACTGACTCAGAGTTTCTCAGATCATATGATGAATTTGCAAAGTACTACCCGCTGTGTCGTCCTTCATCACAACATAGAAACCCTTTCGGTATAG
- a CDS encoding Hsp20/alpha crystallin family protein, with amino-acid sequence MDDDFGKNFFGRRLQDIAKHDALMKTDIRETDKGYELAVDLPGYKKEEVSAKLENGYLTLSATKGAETEDKDKEGRFIRRERYSGTCVRSFYVGEHITQEDIKAKFENGVLNVSIPKKDQKKIEENKYIAIEG; translated from the coding sequence ATGGATGATGATTTCGGCAAGAACTTTTTCGGGCGGCGCCTGCAGGATATCGCCAAGCATGACGCGCTGATGAAGACGGACATCCGGGAGACGGACAAGGGCTATGAGCTGGCCGTGGACCTGCCGGGCTACAAGAAAGAGGAAGTCAGCGCCAAGCTGGAGAACGGCTATCTGACCTTGAGCGCCACCAAGGGCGCCGAAACGGAAGACAAGGACAAGGAAGGCCGCTTTATCCGGAGGGAGCGCTACAGCGGAACCTGTGTCAGAAGCTTCTATGTGGGCGAACACATCACGCAGGAAGACATCAAGGCAAAGTTTGAAAACGGCGTGCTCAATGTCTCGATCCCCAAGAAAGATCAGAAAAAAATCGAGGAAAACAAGTATATCGCGATTGAAGGCTAA
- a CDS encoding toxin-antitoxin system YwqK family antitoxin — protein sequence MRKLLVSTFLILLLAACGEGNGPLVEKIENEGRVVYDLNTGKRYTGKVRRVATNRDGNKYVHIESNYRAGKLHGDYTEYYGNGKVKRKGKLRNGKAEGFWMIYNEKGVIRHVVEYENGKKVNLQKEYYDNENLRLEQYYYQGLLEGRTKFYYPTGALQEEGEYKDNRKTGLWTQYYLNGALKIKGNFFEGFQNGLWEEYYPDGKLRISMNFKMDKIDGEMKKYFPAGGLEIEGEFRESFPRGLWRIYNEAGQLIREEDWEKTLSKVMTEADEDQPD from the coding sequence ATGAGAAAGCTATTGGTATCGACGTTTCTGATCCTGCTGCTGGCGGCCTGCGGCGAGGGAAACGGACCGCTCGTCGAAAAAATCGAAAACGAGGGGCGGGTCGTCTATGACCTGAACACGGGCAAACGCTATACGGGAAAAGTTCGCCGGGTCGCGACAAACCGCGACGGCAACAAATATGTCCATATCGAGAGCAACTACCGGGCGGGAAAACTGCACGGCGACTATACGGAATACTACGGCAACGGCAAGGTCAAACGGAAAGGCAAACTCCGCAACGGCAAGGCCGAAGGCTTCTGGATGATTTACAACGAAAAGGGCGTCATCCGACACGTGGTCGAATATGAGAACGGCAAGAAAGTCAATTTGCAGAAAGAATACTACGACAACGAAAACCTGCGGCTCGAGCAGTATTATTACCAAGGGCTTCTCGAGGGGCGGACGAAGTTTTATTATCCCACGGGCGCCCTGCAGGAAGAAGGGGAATACAAAGACAACCGGAAAACCGGCCTCTGGACGCAGTATTACCTGAACGGCGCGCTGAAAATCAAAGGGAATTTCTTCGAAGGCTTCCAAAACGGTCTGTGGGAAGAATATTATCCCGACGGAAAACTCCGGATCTCCATGAATTTCAAGATGGACAAGATCGACGGAGAAATGAAAAAATACTTCCCGGCGGGGGGCCTGGAGATCGAGGGGGAATTCCGCGAGAGCTTTCCCCGGGGTCTGTGGCGGATATACAACGAGGCCGGGCAATTGATCCGGGAGGAAGACTGGGAGAAAACGCTCTCCAAAGTCATGACCGAGGCGGACGAGGATCAGCCCGATTGA
- a CDS encoding flavocytochrome c yields MKRFCTIFLSFILFFSGLLYAAGLTGVKDGTYKGVGQGNQGEITVEVTVTGGQISSVKTVSHNETAGVADPALDRIPAAIVQAQSLSVDTVAGASMTSKGILAAVEDALINAGGDIKGLKETALKKTDGAGKKLIEKKADVVIIGAGGAGMSAAVAAAKLGSSVIVIEKTAIMGGNTILAGGGYNAYDPALEKKQEISQAQIKSIQALLAKKPLRNEVPLYQEIRSKLEKDFDAYLKSGAKYLYDSPELHALQSWDAGDYYGNLALIYKLAQESPVTMKQLADMGLVWKDYTLTYVGGLWPRAHEARDYKSGIGFIDIFKKIIAEKKLPVEIVMEVKAEELLLSDNKVVGVNATGADGTPYTFTANKGIVIASGGFGANVEMRMKYNTQWANLDSSIKTSNSPAITGDGIIMAQKLGANVVDMNLIQLLPTCDPQTGAASGYVGQATAMCINKKGVRYVNELERRDVLVKAALEQPDSMFYLITNEKNNYLDDKGYNKFGEHVNDLLAKKKIFKADTLEELAAQIGVPPKALVESVKKFNEACKAGNDPEFGRNAFADNILLTAGGPYYATPRQPAVHHTMGGIQIDNNTHVLRADGSIIKGLYAAGEVTGGVHGGNRVGANAVPDALTYGRIAGENAALEK; encoded by the coding sequence ATGAAACGATTTTGCACAATTTTCTTATCATTCATCCTGTTTTTTTCCGGACTCTTATATGCCGCCGGCTTAACTGGCGTCAAAGATGGAACTTACAAAGGAGTCGGTCAGGGAAATCAGGGAGAAATTACTGTGGAAGTTACGGTAACTGGAGGACAGATTTCATCGGTGAAAACGGTAAGCCATAACGAAACTGCCGGAGTAGCGGATCCGGCTCTGGATAGAATTCCAGCGGCCATTGTACAGGCGCAATCCCTTTCTGTGGATACGGTAGCGGGCGCCTCCATGACAAGCAAGGGGATTTTGGCCGCCGTGGAAGACGCGCTGATCAATGCCGGCGGAGATATTAAAGGCCTCAAGGAAACAGCGTTGAAAAAAACTGACGGCGCCGGGAAAAAGCTCATAGAAAAGAAAGCGGATGTGGTTATTATAGGCGCCGGAGGAGCCGGAATGTCTGCCGCTGTTGCAGCAGCTAAACTGGGCTCTTCCGTTATCGTTATAGAAAAAACCGCCATAATGGGGGGCAACACAATCCTCGCTGGGGGTGGATACAACGCCTATGATCCGGCTCTCGAAAAGAAACAGGAGATTTCACAGGCGCAAATCAAGTCTATACAGGCCCTTTTGGCAAAAAAGCCGCTTCGCAATGAAGTACCGCTTTATCAGGAAATCCGGTCAAAACTTGAAAAAGATTTTGACGCCTACCTGAAATCCGGAGCAAAATATCTCTATGATTCGCCAGAACTCCACGCTTTGCAAAGTTGGGACGCCGGAGATTATTACGGAAATCTGGCGCTCATCTACAAGCTGGCGCAAGAATCCCCTGTCACAATGAAGCAGCTGGCAGATATGGGCCTTGTGTGGAAAGACTATACGCTGACTTATGTAGGCGGACTGTGGCCTCGAGCGCATGAGGCGCGGGATTACAAGAGCGGTATCGGATTTATAGACATTTTTAAAAAAATTATCGCTGAGAAAAAACTGCCTGTCGAAATTGTCATGGAAGTAAAGGCCGAAGAATTGCTGCTTTCCGATAATAAGGTTGTCGGCGTCAATGCTACAGGCGCGGATGGAACGCCTTATACATTTACCGCCAATAAAGGGATTGTCATCGCTTCCGGCGGATTTGGCGCCAACGTGGAAATGCGCATGAAATATAACACCCAGTGGGCGAATCTCGACAGCTCGATCAAGACAAGCAACAGCCCCGCCATTACCGGAGACGGCATCATCATGGCGCAAAAATTAGGCGCTAATGTTGTCGATATGAACCTGATACAGCTTCTACCGACTTGTGATCCCCAGACCGGAGCAGCTTCCGGCTACGTCGGACAGGCAACGGCGATGTGTATCAACAAAAAAGGTGTTCGCTACGTCAATGAGCTGGAACGCCGGGACGTTCTTGTCAAGGCCGCTTTGGAACAACCTGATTCAATGTTTTACTTGATCACAAACGAAAAAAATAACTACTTGGACGATAAAGGCTACAATAAATTCGGAGAACATGTCAATGACCTGCTCGCGAAAAAGAAAATCTTCAAAGCCGATACCTTGGAAGAGCTGGCTGCACAGATCGGAGTTCCCCCCAAAGCTTTGGTAGAGTCCGTGAAGAAATTCAATGAAGCCTGTAAAGCGGGAAATGATCCGGAATTTGGCAGAAACGCTTTTGCGGATAACATTCTTTTGACTGCTGGAGGTCCTTATTATGCGACCCCGCGGCAACCTGCGGTTCATCACACGATGGGCGGCATCCAGATTGACAACAATACCCATGTTTTACGTGCAGACGGCAGTATCATCAAGGGTCTCTACGCGGCAGGCGAAGTGACCGGCGGCGTACATGGCGGAAATCGTGTCGGCGCCAACGCTGTACCCGATGCGCTTACTTATGGGCGGATTGCCGGAGAAAACGCGGCATTGGAAAAATAA
- a CDS encoding B12-binding domain-containing radical SAM protein produces MRYEGAVFRPPSEADSLIIQLTIGCARNDCTFCYMYKDKQFRVRNLDEVIEDLELAKNFYPKGIIKRIFLADGDALVVRTKDLLYVINRAKRLFPEIERVSVYAAPKDILMKSPEELAALRNAGLRMVYVGLESGDDVVLRDVRKGVTAAEMIEAGQKVRAAGIELSMMIISGLGGKPRLVEHAVNSARVISQIKPEYLGFLTLRFFRNTELYRDYVEGRFLPLSVPEIMQEMLLFLNNVDTEGTIFRANHASNYLVLRGILNADREKLIRTVESAKATNNYRKYVETGF; encoded by the coding sequence ATGAGATATGAGGGCGCCGTTTTCAGGCCACCCAGTGAAGCCGACAGTCTGATTATACAATTAACGATCGGTTGCGCGCGCAATGACTGTACATTCTGCTATATGTACAAGGATAAGCAGTTCCGGGTCCGCAACCTCGACGAGGTCATCGAGGATCTTGAACTGGCGAAGAATTTTTATCCCAAAGGCATCATCAAGCGGATATTCCTGGCGGACGGCGACGCGCTTGTCGTACGGACCAAAGACCTGCTCTACGTCATCAACCGGGCCAAGCGCCTGTTTCCAGAGATCGAGCGGGTATCCGTCTATGCCGCGCCCAAGGATATTTTGATGAAATCTCCCGAGGAGCTGGCCGCGCTCAGAAACGCCGGTCTGCGCATGGTCTATGTGGGACTGGAGTCGGGCGACGACGTGGTCCTGCGGGATGTCCGGAAAGGGGTCACGGCGGCCGAAATGATCGAAGCCGGCCAAAAAGTCCGGGCCGCGGGCATAGAACTTTCCATGATGATCATTTCCGGTCTCGGCGGCAAGCCCCGCCTCGTGGAGCACGCCGTCAACTCTGCGCGGGTGATCTCCCAGATCAAGCCGGAATATCTGGGTTTCCTGACCCTTCGCTTTTTCAGAAATACGGAACTGTACCGGGACTATGTGGAAGGGCGCTTCCTGCCCCTTTCGGTTCCCGAAATCATGCAGGAAATGCTGCTCTTCCTGAACAACGTGGACACGGAAGGCACCATTTTCCGGGCCAACCACGCCTCCAATTATCTCGTCCTGAGGGGTATCCTCAACGCGGACCGGGAAAAATTGATCCGGACAGTGGAAAGCGCCAAGGCCACAAACAACTACCGGAAATATGTGGAAACCGGTTTTTAG
- a CDS encoding helix-turn-helix domain-containing protein codes for MEYCPLNALKAMARALSAHFGINCETAVYDLSPENRGALLLRMENGHVKDDKAETSDDTPEFGFGPADCVDEIGTLVRTKDGTIRKRSLLYFADESGERPRYAFMIRYDVTALLAFENALRSLTGPFPAEIPKTDARIPYRVEDVLDALIEKAANLIGKPVALMTREEKITAIRFLNEAGAFLITKSGDKVSKYFNVSKYLLYSCIEINK; via the coding sequence ATGGAGTATTGTCCGCTGAACGCCTTGAAAGCCATGGCCCGCGCGTTGAGCGCCCACTTCGGGATCAATTGCGAGACGGCCGTCTATGATCTGTCGCCCGAAAACCGGGGGGCTTTGTTGCTGCGGATGGAAAACGGCCACGTGAAAGACGACAAAGCGGAAACGAGCGACGATACGCCTGAATTCGGATTTGGACCGGCCGACTGCGTCGATGAGATCGGGACTCTTGTCCGGACAAAGGACGGGACGATCCGGAAACGCAGCCTCTTGTATTTTGCCGACGAGAGCGGCGAAAGACCCCGTTACGCCTTTATGATCCGCTATGACGTGACGGCGCTTCTGGCCTTTGAAAACGCCCTGCGTTCCCTGACGGGCCCCTTTCCGGCGGAGATTCCCAAGACCGACGCCAGGATCCCGTACCGCGTGGAGGACGTCCTCGACGCCTTGATCGAAAAAGCCGCAAATCTTATCGGCAAACCTGTCGCACTGATGACAAGGGAAGAAAAAATAACCGCCATCCGATTTCTCAATGAGGCGGGGGCATTTCTGATTACAAAATCCGGTGATAAGGTGTCCAAATATTTTAATGTCTCCAAATATCTGCTTTACAGCTGCATCGAGATCAACAAGTAA
- a CDS encoding LysR family transcriptional regulator, with protein MDLHYLKIFYEVAKEKSFTRAANKLFINQSAVSIQIRKFEDLLNTKLFDRSSKKIKLTYIGEILFKMAEDIFERVGRAEKEITRIIGLDRSKLSIGATSVIGEPLLPKLMKEFSLKHEEIEYDIVIGEKKWLLKCLREGDLDVLIIDEEHITDSNLEVITIEKMPYVLVSSKRYDRIESAGKDPLITRKSIPNNNDAIAAIEDKFKMIFENKIQVSGNLEVIKGMVREGIGNVILPYYSVYKEIESKELNIVYRINEVKDAYQVVITKDKKHLLQIIKFIDFIEGYKIS; from the coding sequence ATGGATCTGCATTATTTGAAGATTTTTTATGAGGTGGCCAAGGAAAAGAGCTTCACGCGGGCCGCCAATAAACTCTTCATCAACCAGTCAGCCGTTTCGATCCAAATCAGGAAATTTGAAGATCTGCTGAATACGAAGCTCTTTGACCGCAGTTCCAAAAAGATCAAGCTGACCTACATCGGGGAAATCCTCTTCAAAATGGCCGAGGATATATTTGAACGCGTGGGCAGGGCCGAAAAAGAAATCACCCGGATCATCGGTCTCGACCGCTCAAAGCTCTCCATCGGGGCCACTTCCGTGATCGGCGAGCCCCTTTTGCCGAAGCTCATGAAGGAATTTTCCCTCAAACACGAAGAAATCGAGTACGACATCGTGATCGGGGAAAAGAAATGGCTCCTCAAATGTCTGCGGGAAGGGGATCTGGACGTCCTCATCATCGACGAGGAGCATATCACCGACAGCAATCTTGAGGTCATCACGATTGAGAAAATGCCCTATGTCTTAGTGAGCAGCAAGCGCTACGACAGGATCGAGAGCGCGGGCAAGGACCCGCTGATCACCCGCAAGAGCATCCCCAACAACAACGACGCCATCGCGGCCATAGAAGACAAATTCAAGATGATCTTTGAGAACAAGATCCAGGTCTCGGGCAATCTTGAGGTCATCAAAGGCATGGTCCGCGAAGGGATCGGGAACGTGATCCTCCCCTATTATTCCGTCTACAAGGAGATCGAGAGCAAGGAGCTCAATATTGTCTACCGGATCAACGAAGTCAAAGACGCCTACCAGGTCGTGATCACCAAGGACAAAAAACATCTGCTGCAGATCATCAAATTCATCGACTTCATCGAAGGCTACAAGATCAGCTGA
- a CDS encoding M20 family metallo-hydrolase: MEENIRERFPCLREEAEALDTLAAWFRSFYPVGADASGGVTRLGYTKNEDIMHGGLRNLAKSLGLKYSSDEAGNTYVYREEARRYILIGSHLDSVISGGRYDGVAGVIAGLMILKWLGESNVSLPVKLCAFRCEESSMFGIATVGSALITNKMDPERLKKVTNKEGVSLWETLKKRGYSPVCKKITGLLGYLELHIEQGRILELQKCNIGIVTDIAAPTRYWLTIRGRQDHTGATPMDCRLDALAAAAEIILKLESLAKAESSARTVGTVGFLDNEPNAFNVISGKVRLGIDIRGIVKESVDRTASAATAAIGEICGRRGLAYELVNISADTPVKLDPGVIGKLEKAAETLGERYYVMPSGAGHDAMEFADLCPTGMVFIPCKDGVSHNKAEHMELSHLLSGIRVLFAALMDWKIS; the protein is encoded by the coding sequence ATGGAAGAAAATATACGGGAGCGTTTTCCCTGCCTGCGGGAAGAAGCGGAAGCGCTGGATACGCTGGCCGCCTGGTTCCGGAGTTTTTACCCCGTGGGCGCCGACGCCTCGGGCGGCGTCACGCGGCTAGGTTATACGAAAAATGAGGACATCATGCACGGGGGCCTGCGCAATCTCGCCAAAAGTCTCGGGCTCAAGTATTCGAGCGACGAGGCCGGCAATACCTATGTCTACCGGGAGGAGGCCCGGCGCTATATCCTGATCGGCTCGCATTTGGATTCCGTCATTTCAGGCGGTCGTTACGACGGCGTGGCGGGCGTCATCGCGGGACTGATGATCCTCAAATGGCTCGGGGAAAGTAACGTTTCCCTGCCCGTCAAGCTCTGCGCCTTCCGCTGCGAGGAATCAAGCATGTTCGGAATCGCCACCGTGGGGAGCGCCCTGATCACAAACAAAATGGACCCCGAGCGCTTGAAGAAAGTCACGAACAAGGAAGGCGTTTCCCTCTGGGAGACTCTGAAGAAGCGAGGCTACAGCCCCGTCTGCAAAAAAATTACGGGCCTTCTGGGCTATCTTGAACTCCATATCGAGCAAGGCCGGATTTTGGAGTTGCAAAAATGCAACATCGGCATCGTAACCGATATCGCGGCGCCCACCAGATACTGGCTGACGATCCGGGGCCGACAGGATCATACGGGGGCGACGCCCATGGATTGCAGGCTTGACGCGCTGGCCGCGGCGGCGGAGATCATTCTGAAGCTTGAGTCCCTGGCAAAGGCCGAAAGCTCCGCGAGGACCGTGGGTACCGTGGGCTTTCTCGACAACGAGCCCAACGCCTTCAACGTCATCTCCGGTAAAGTCCGTCTCGGCATCGATATCCGGGGGATCGTCAAAGAGAGCGTCGACCGGACGGCCTCCGCCGCCACGGCCGCCATCGGGGAAATCTGCGGCAGACGGGGCCTTGCATACGAGCTTGTGAATATCTCGGCCGATACGCCGGTCAAGCTCGATCCCGGCGTGATCGGAAAACTCGAAAAAGCCGCCGAAACTCTGGGCGAGCGCTATTACGTTATGCCCAGCGGCGCGGGCCACGACGCCATGGAGTTTGCCGATCTCTGTCCGACCGGCATGGTCTTCATTCCCTGCAAAGACGGCGTTTCCCACAACAAAGCCGAGCATATGGAACTCTCCCACTTGTTGAGCGGGATCCGGGTCCTCTTTGCGGCACTGATGGACTGGAAAATTTCCTGA